From Cellulomonas dongxiuzhuiae, the proteins below share one genomic window:
- a CDS encoding TetR/AcrR family transcriptional regulator, whose product MVSDSKRSRARMTGTQRRAQLLDVSRRLFAEKGFDNTSVEEIAARAEVSKPVVYEHFGGKEGVYAVVVDREIQALTTALTGALEGGGHPKVMVERTALALLSYIETSEDGFRILVRDSPVAQATGTFSSLIGDVASQVEHLLGAQFKKQGLDPRAAPMYAQMLVGMVALTGQWWLDARSPRKTDVAAHLVNLAWNGLEGLERRPELTKPTTP is encoded by the coding sequence ATGGTCTCCGACTCCAAGCGGTCCCGCGCGCGCATGACCGGCACCCAGCGACGCGCGCAGCTGCTGGACGTCTCCCGCAGGCTCTTCGCGGAGAAGGGGTTCGACAACACGTCGGTCGAGGAGATCGCGGCCCGCGCGGAGGTCTCCAAGCCCGTCGTGTACGAGCACTTCGGCGGCAAGGAGGGCGTCTACGCGGTCGTCGTCGACCGCGAGATCCAGGCGCTGACGACCGCGCTGACGGGCGCCCTCGAGGGGGGCGGGCACCCCAAGGTCATGGTCGAGCGGACGGCGCTGGCGCTGCTGTCCTACATCGAGACGTCCGAGGACGGGTTCCGCATCCTCGTGCGCGACTCGCCGGTCGCGCAGGCCACCGGCACGTTCTCGTCCCTCATCGGCGACGTCGCCTCGCAGGTCGAGCACCTGCTGGGCGCGCAGTTCAAGAAGCAGGGGCTCGACCCGCGCGCGGCGCCCATGTACGCCCAGATGCTCGTCGGGATGGTCGCGCTGACGGGCCAGTGGTGGCTCGACGCGCGCAGCCCGCGCAAGACGGACGTCGCGGCCCACCTGGTGAACCTCGCGTGGAACGGTCTCGAGGGGCTCGAGCGTCGCCCGGAGCTGACCAAGCCGACGACGCCGTAG
- a CDS encoding MFS transporter, whose product MRQWPVPAPAPPEDAVSLTYAATRRSAHAGYVVQAVVNNLAPLLFVVFHTSLDVPVTHLGALAALNFGVQLVTDLVAVRAIDRAGYRRPMVLAHVLAALGLVLLAVLPLVLASPFVGLCLAVVVYGIGGGLLEVLVSPLVEHLPSPSEAKATGMALAHSFYSWGQLAVVVLTTGLLALLGTDLWPLLPVLWAVVPLVNVAVLLRVPMPATVPDEHRTPLRSLFGTPLFLGALVLMTTGGAAELTMAQWSSFFAEQGTGVPKEVGDLLGPGLFALLMGLGRAAYGLWGHDVPLRPLLAASGIAAAACYAVAATASVPVVSLAACALCGLATALMWPGTFSLTSARFPLGGAAMFAVLALAGDAGGTFGPLGTGLLADLSGGPLAGLASALPPDSGTGLRAGLLLSAAVPVVFAVTVLASGRRDRTASA is encoded by the coding sequence GTGCGACAGTGGCCGGTCCCCGCCCCCGCACCACCCGAGGACGCCGTGTCGCTCACGTACGCCGCCACCCGCCGCTCCGCCCACGCGGGCTACGTGGTCCAGGCCGTCGTCAACAACCTGGCCCCGCTGCTGTTCGTCGTGTTCCACACGTCGCTCGACGTGCCGGTCACGCACCTCGGTGCGCTGGCCGCCCTGAACTTCGGTGTCCAGCTGGTGACCGACCTCGTGGCGGTGCGCGCCATCGACCGCGCCGGGTACCGGCGCCCCATGGTCCTGGCGCACGTGCTCGCCGCGCTCGGGCTCGTGCTGCTGGCCGTCCTGCCGCTCGTGCTCGCCTCGCCCTTCGTGGGCCTCTGCCTCGCCGTCGTCGTGTACGGCATCGGCGGCGGGCTGCTGGAGGTGCTGGTCTCTCCGCTCGTCGAGCACCTGCCCAGCCCGTCGGAGGCCAAGGCCACCGGCATGGCGCTGGCGCACTCCTTCTACAGCTGGGGCCAGCTCGCGGTCGTCGTGCTGACCACCGGCCTGCTCGCGCTGCTCGGCACCGACCTGTGGCCGCTGCTGCCGGTGCTGTGGGCCGTGGTCCCCCTGGTCAACGTGGCCGTGCTGCTCCGTGTCCCGATGCCGGCGACCGTGCCCGACGAGCACCGCACGCCCCTGCGGTCGCTGTTCGGCACCCCGCTGTTCCTCGGCGCGCTCGTCCTCATGACCACCGGCGGCGCGGCCGAGCTGACGATGGCGCAGTGGTCGTCGTTCTTCGCCGAGCAGGGCACGGGCGTGCCCAAGGAGGTCGGGGACCTGCTGGGGCCGGGGCTGTTCGCCCTGCTCATGGGGCTGGGCCGCGCCGCGTACGGGCTGTGGGGGCACGACGTGCCGCTGCGGCCGCTGCTCGCGGCCTCCGGTATCGCCGCCGCCGCCTGCTACGCCGTCGCTGCGACCGCGTCCGTGCCCGTCGTGAGCCTGGCCGCGTGCGCGCTCTGCGGGCTCGCGACCGCGCTGATGTGGCCCGGGACGTTCTCGCTCACGTCCGCCCGGTTCCCGCTCGGCGGAGCCGCCATGTTCGCGGTGCTCGCGCTCGCAGGCGACGCGGGCGGCACGTTCGGGCCCCTGGGGACGGGCCTGCTCGCGGACCTGTCCGGCGGGCCGCTGGCGGGGCTGGCGTCGGCGCTCCCGCCGGACTCGGGGACGGGCCTGCGGGCGGGCCTGCTGCTGAGCGCGGCCGTGCCGGTCGTGTTCGCGGTGACGGTGCTGGCGTCGGGACGTCGCGACCGGACCGCGAGCGCCTGA